A region from the Podarcis raffonei isolate rPodRaf1 chromosome 11, rPodRaf1.pri, whole genome shotgun sequence genome encodes:
- the AP3S1 gene encoding AP-3 complex subunit sigma-1 isoform X2 → MEAWGAEQNQRKHNWQSEDTQQQIIRETFHLVSKRDENVCNFLEGGLLIGGSDNKLIYRHYATLYFVFCVDSSESELGILDLIQVFVETLDKCFENVCELDLIFHVDKVHNILAEMVMGGMVLETNMNEIVTQIDAQNKLEKSEAGLAGAPARAVSAVKNMNLPEIPRNINIGDISIKVPNLPSFK, encoded by the exons AGTGAAGATACACAGCAACAAATTATCAGAGAAACATTTCATTTAGTCTCAAAACGTGATGAAAATGTCTGTAATTTCCTAGAAGGTGGCTT ATTAATAGGTGGATCTGACAACAAATTGATATACCGACATTATGCCACATTGTACTTTGTCTTCTGTGTTGATTCTTCAGAAAGTGAACTTGGCATTTTAGATTTAATACAA GTATTCGTAGAAACGCTAGACAAGTGCTTTGAGAATGTCTGTGAACTGGATTTAATTTTCCATGTGGATAAG gtccaTAATATTTTGGCTGAAATGGTGATGGGCGGAATGGTTTTGGAGACCAACATGAATGAAATTGTCACCCAAATTGATGCTCAAAATAAATTGGAAAAGTCTGAG GCTGGTTTAGCAGGAGCCCCAGCCCGGGCTGTGTCAGCTGTAAAGAACATGAATCTTCCAGAGATCCCAAGAAATATTAATATTGGTGACATCAGTATAAAAGTGCCAAACCTTCcctcttttaaataa